One Euphorbia lathyris chromosome 1, ddEupLath1.1, whole genome shotgun sequence DNA segment encodes these proteins:
- the LOC136225973 gene encoding pectinesterase inhibitor 4-like, translated as METQNIILIITSLLFISTATAAETTAADAATAVASSKTVYKTYLKTACNSTTFPKLCYSSLSPYTSTIKTSDLNLFKSALTVSLKSAKKTYSLLKSISKKKALSKIDASVVKDCAEEVGDSIDEINQSLKALASINGSSSDREFQIGNIKTWMSAAITDETTCTDEFEEMDVSDSLKKKMTKSILNFHSLTTNALALVNKLYYY; from the coding sequence ATGGAAACTCAAAATATCATTCTCATCATCACTTCTCTTCTATTCATATCCACCGCCACCGCCGCTGAAACAACCGCCGCAGACGCCGCCACCGCCGTCGCATCTTCAAAAACTGTCTACAAAACCTATCTAAAAACCGCTTGCAACTCCACAACATTTCCAAAACTCTGCTACTCATCTCTCTCACCATACACCTCCACCATTAAAACCAGCGATCTAAACCTCTTCAAATCCGCCTTGACCGTAAGTCTAAAATCCGCCAAGAAAACTTACTCTCTGCTCAAAAGCATCTCAAAGAAGAAAGCATTGAGCAAAATCGATGCATCAGTCGTGAAGGATTGCGCGGAGGAAGTCGGCGATAGCATTGACGAGATCAACCAATCATTGAAGGCTTTGGCGAGTATAAATGGAAGCTCTTCGGATCGGGAATTTCAAATTGGGAATATAAAGACATGGATGAGCGCTGCGATAACAGATGAAACGACTTGCACAGATGAATTTGAAGAGATGGATGTAAGTGAttctctgaagaagaagatgacGAAAAGTATTTTGAATTTTCATAGTCTTACTACTAATGCTTTAGCACTTGTTAACAAACTTTATTATTACTAA
- the LOC136226028 gene encoding 21 kDa protein-like, with amino-acid sequence MESFIPCSNLAYFQYRIIILPLAFFCITICATTDDDFIKTSCGVTRYPDLCYQTLSSYASIVQGNPTQLANAALNLTLDSAESTCNVVVKMMKAHTLRAKEAVAIKDCVETMKDSVDELRESLVMMKDLEGPDFAMKMSNVQTWVSTALTDEDTCMNGFDGKSMEGKVIRSCLERVAELTSNALALINQLV; translated from the coding sequence ATGGAATCTTTCATCCCATGTTCAAACCTAGCCTATTTCCAATATAGGATCATTATTCTCCCACTAGCTTTCTTCTGCATTACAATTTGTGCAACTACTGATGATGATTTCATTAAAACTTCATGTGGGGTAACAAGGTACCCAGATTTATGCTACCAAACACTTTCATCTTATGCTAGCATAGTCCAAGGCAATCCTACACAATTAGCCAATGCAGCTCTAAATCTGACCCTAGACAGCGCTGAATCCACCTGCAATGTTGTGGTAAAGATGATGAAAGCCCATACTTTAAGGGCTAAAGAAGCTGTGGCGATAAAAGATTGTGTGGAGACAATGAAAGACTCTGTTGATGAGCTCCGAGAATCTTTGGTGATGATGAAGGACCTTGAAGGCCCTGATTTTGCTATGAAGATGAGTAATGTTCAGACATGGGTAAGTACTgctttgactgatgaagatacTTGTATGAATGGATTTGATGGGAAATCTATGGAGGGGAAAGTTATAAGGAGCTGTTTAGAAAGAGTTGCTGAGTTAACTAGTAATGCTTTAGCTCTCATTAACCAACTAGTTTAG